From a region of the Synechococcus sp. PCC 7502 genome:
- a CDS encoding GAF domain-containing sensor histidine kinase has translation MNYLYNLYFSIIELIKFWLKFLKKQVKSTRQPQKQLIKGKRTLEVLSSLSYRTGELSDYLQLIANSVSELLSVDWVAVTLCRDGFERVLASSIGGNDPDQLLNLHGTLTGSVINAGCCLFVEDTRTNSKYGQPPDGYLAYIGSPLKIPTGEIIGTVCAFYHHPRKFSVEDMKLVEIFAERAATAIDNYNLYQAQQEMNKALQLKIRDCQEVELSLRNSEEQLRQIAENLKPVVWMYSRNHEPIYISPMFEKVWGIPTEQWYHDGAICLKAVHPEDRDFVSLAFTNVFTADTTYDLEYRIIRPDGEIRIIHDQAFPIVDETGSIYRVAGIAEDITERQQEQQRTIKAMERLSEIGELATRIVHEVRNPLTTVLMGLNYFERMELSENAQKRLTLALDEAERLKRLLNEILTYARHEVIQPEPLDLNQLTLNLVNNTSNSQLAIGKYISFMPLSQPLVIVADMNKLKQVIINLLQNACEAVTENGKILVKIMALTDSYQVCLQIENNGAPIPSEVLPKLTKPFFTTKPSGTGLGLAIVKKIVEAHDGKLEIESSAINGTVVRVILPLNLKE, from the coding sequence ATGAATTACTTATACAATCTTTATTTTTCTATCATAGAGTTAATCAAATTTTGGCTAAAGTTTCTAAAAAAACAAGTTAAATCCACACGGCAGCCCCAAAAACAATTAATAAAAGGAAAGCGAACTTTAGAAGTTTTATCTTCCCTCAGTTATCGTACGGGTGAACTATCAGACTATCTCCAGTTAATTGCCAATAGTGTTAGTGAATTGCTATCTGTGGACTGGGTGGCGGTAACTTTATGTCGTGATGGATTTGAGAGGGTTTTAGCCAGCTCAATCGGTGGCAATGATCCAGATCAGTTACTTAATCTCCACGGTACCCTCACTGGCAGTGTAATTAATGCTGGATGCTGTTTGTTTGTTGAAGATACAAGAACTAACTCAAAATATGGTCAGCCCCCTGACGGTTACCTTGCTTACATTGGTTCACCTCTAAAAATTCCTACGGGAGAAATTATTGGGACAGTCTGCGCCTTTTATCATCATCCCCGCAAATTTAGTGTAGAAGATATGAAGTTGGTGGAAATTTTTGCCGAACGTGCCGCAACTGCGATCGACAACTACAACCTCTATCAGGCACAACAGGAAATGAATAAGGCACTGCAATTAAAAATTAGGGACTGCCAAGAGGTGGAGCTATCCCTCCGTAACAGTGAAGAGCAACTGCGACAAATAGCGGAAAACCTAAAACCGGTAGTATGGATGTATTCTCGAAATCACGAGCCGATATATATAAGTCCCATGTTTGAGAAGGTTTGGGGCATACCCACCGAGCAGTGGTATCACGATGGAGCAATATGCCTAAAAGCTGTCCACCCAGAGGATCGAGACTTTGTGTCTCTGGCTTTTACTAATGTATTCACTGCTGACACTACCTATGATCTTGAATATCGAATCATTCGCCCAGATGGGGAAATCAGGATTATCCACGATCAAGCATTTCCGATAGTTGATGAAACAGGCTCAATTTATCGTGTTGCTGGTATTGCTGAGGATATTACCGAAAGACAACAAGAACAACAGCGTACCATTAAAGCAATGGAAAGATTGTCAGAAATCGGTGAACTGGCGACGAGAATTGTCCATGAAGTGCGTAATCCTTTAACCACGGTTTTAATGGGATTAAATTACTTTGAACGGATGGAACTGTCAGAAAATGCTCAAAAAAGATTAACTTTGGCTTTAGATGAGGCAGAACGGTTGAAGCGACTTTTGAATGAAATTTTGACCTATGCCAGACATGAGGTTATTCAGCCTGAACCCCTTGATCTAAATCAGTTAACTCTAAATCTAGTTAATAATACTTCTAACTCTCAATTGGCGATCGGCAAATACATATCTTTTATGCCTTTGTCTCAGCCTTTGGTTATTGTTGCAGATATGAATAAGTTAAAACAGGTAATCATCAATTTATTGCAAAATGCCTGTGAAGCAGTAACAGAAAATGGCAAAATCTTGGTAAAAATTATGGCTCTAACTGACTCCTATCAGGTTTGTTTGCAAATTGAAAATAACGGCGCACCCATACCATCGGAAGTTTTACCAAAATTAACAAAACCCTTTTTTACAACTAAACCTTCTGGCACTGGACTAGGACTAGCGATCGTTAAAAAGATTGTTGAAGCTCATGACGGCAAATTAGAAATTGAGTCCTCGGCGATCAATGGTACTGTGGTTAGAGTGATTCTTCCATTAAATCTAAAGGAATAG
- a CDS encoding glucose 1-dehydrogenase produces the protein MKLNGKVALVTGSSGGIGQGIAVRLAQEGAKVIVNYRSNPQGAEETLKEIKALGGECMMAEGFCDNDRGYSIGADLGMVEDVRRLIDQSIEHFGTLDILVNNAGIEKHADFWDVTEQDFEAVMNINFKGVFFATQAFVKHQIKTDKRGGRIINISSVHEELPFPHFTAYCASKGALKMMMRNLSVELGGLGITINNVAPGAITTPINTNLLNDPQKLGALLNNIPLKRLGQTADVSAMVAFLASSDADYITGSTLFVDGGLLWNYQEQ, from the coding sequence ATGAAACTGAATGGTAAGGTTGCTTTAGTTACTGGGAGTAGTGGCGGAATTGGGCAAGGCATTGCGGTGAGATTGGCACAGGAAGGAGCCAAGGTTATTGTTAACTATCGCTCTAATCCCCAAGGAGCCGAAGAAACCCTAAAAGAGATCAAAGCTCTGGGTGGAGAATGTATGATGGCAGAGGGATTTTGTGATAATGATCGAGGCTACAGTATCGGTGCTGACCTGGGTATGGTTGAGGATGTGCGCCGACTGATTGATCAAAGCATTGAACATTTTGGTACCCTTGATATTCTTGTCAATAATGCTGGCATTGAAAAGCATGCTGATTTTTGGGATGTGACTGAGCAGGACTTTGAAGCAGTTATGAATATTAACTTCAAGGGTGTCTTTTTTGCAACTCAAGCATTTGTGAAGCACCAAATTAAAACGGACAAGCGAGGTGGGCGCATTATAAATATTAGTTCCGTCCATGAGGAGTTACCATTTCCTCACTTTACTGCCTACTGTGCTAGTAAAGGAGCATTAAAGATGATGATGCGTAATCTCTCGGTGGAACTTGGTGGTCTTGGGATCACAATAAATAACGTTGCCCCCGGCGCAATTACAACGCCCATAAATACTAATCTACTCAATGATCCCCAAAAATTGGGTGCTTTGCTGAACAATATCCCCCTAAAACGATTAGGACAAACTGCGGATGTGTCAGCTATGGTGGCATTTCTTGCTTCCTCTGATGCCGATTATATTACTGGTTCCACGTTATTTGTGGATGGGGGATTGCTTTGGAACTATCAAGAGCAGTAA
- a CDS encoding transposase has protein sequence MNSQKKSKWTTLIIIDSQAVKNTCNASIESKGFCSYKATNGIKRHLAVDILGFPFFTYLTRANVSDDQGLIEMLTFNIDYFKSKPDDITLTTILLDSGYHIEKLTTDLQKVYPEIMTKIRFEISPKVSKQQKAEKGLSGFVVVPTRWVIERSNAWVERCKILVKNFERTLVNATAKLNLCFIRLMLKRIATHEI, from the coding sequence GTGAACAGTCAAAAAAAATCAAAATGGACAACTTTAATCATCATTGACTCACAAGCAGTGAAAAATACTTGTAATGCAAGTATAGAATCCAAGGGCTTCTGCTCCTACAAAGCAACTAACGGGATCAAAAGACATTTAGCCGTTGACATACTGGGATTTCCTTTTTTCACCTATTTAACAAGAGCAAATGTATCAGATGACCAAGGACTGATTGAGATGTTAACGTTTAACATTGATTACTTCAAATCGAAGCCAGATGACATTACCCTAACTACGATATTGCTGGATAGTGGTTATCATATCGAAAAATTGACGACTGATTTACAGAAGGTTTATCCTGAGATTATGACTAAGATTAGGTTTGAAATTTCTCCTAAGGTATCAAAGCAACAGAAGGCAGAAAAAGGTCTGTCTGGGTTTGTAGTTGTGCCGACAAGGTGGGTAATTGAAAGGTCAAATGCTTGGGTTGAAAGATGCAAAATCTTAGTTAAGAACTTTGAGAGAACTCTCGTTAATGCTACAGCTAAACTCAATCTTTGCTTTATTCGTTTGATGCTAAAAAGAATTGCTACTCATGAGATATGA
- a CDS encoding cell wall metabolism sensor histidine kinase WalK translates to MRLVWHLSEFVLVSIAVMGVLAIIKQFSYIPIRRFKLRDIRNHRKWRLSITSMENQMISLSDIQAQQRQLISNFSHELRTPLTISYGYMQSIVRRSHNLTDMQKNALEMATSEMKRTIDLLQKSLDLARLDQEYISSLLGSVTINTLILEVIATFKKEDQKRIVVETKELNITVLADAERLKKALIQLIDNAIKYSDRIVTISLEKTHSNAYIYVCDQGCGIPVQDQPHIFNPFYRVDPSRSRATGGSGLGLAIAKVLVEGMEGNLNIQSQVGLGSIFKIKLKAVAS, encoded by the coding sequence ATGCGATTAGTTTGGCATCTTTCTGAATTTGTATTGGTGAGTATAGCTGTAATGGGAGTTTTAGCGATCATTAAGCAATTTTCGTATATTCCTATTAGAAGATTTAAACTTAGAGATATTAGAAATCATAGAAAATGGCGACTGTCAATAACTTCAATGGAGAACCAAATGATTAGTTTATCGGATATTCAAGCTCAACAAAGACAGTTAATTAGTAACTTTTCCCACGAGTTGCGTACTCCTTTAACTATAAGTTATGGTTATATGCAGAGCATAGTCCGCCGTAGTCATAACCTTACTGATATGCAAAAAAATGCCCTTGAAATGGCAACATCTGAAATGAAACGTACTATTGATTTATTACAAAAATCTTTGGACTTAGCCAGATTAGATCAGGAATATATCTCTTCTTTACTAGGTTCAGTAACAATAAACACTTTAATTTTAGAAGTGATTGCAACTTTTAAAAAGGAAGATCAAAAAAGAATAGTTGTAGAAACAAAGGAATTAAATATTACTGTATTAGCTGATGCTGAAAGACTTAAAAAAGCTTTGATTCAGTTAATTGATAATGCGATTAAATACTCTGATCGGATCGTGACGATTAGCCTAGAAAAAACCCACAGTAATGCTTATATTTATGTCTGTGATCAAGGATGTGGCATTCCAGTTCAAGATCAACCCCATATTTTTAATCCTTTTTATCGAGTTGACCCTTCTCGCAGTCGGGCTACAGGAGGAAGTGGATTGGGTTTAGCGATTGCCAAGGTATTAGTTGAAGGCATGGAAGGAAATTTGAACATTCAATCTCAAGTTGGTCTTGGTAGCATCTTTAAAATAAAACTCAAAGCAGTAGCTAGTTAA
- the xerC gene encoding site-specific integrase — protein sequence MSSKSWQWNNEKNVWEEVAGKVKVPPQQKPKPFTREEITMIITAFRGDRYYKPYADYVEFLFGTGCRTGEVIGLRWKHLSDDCSIAWIGESFVRGTRKATKTNRDRVIALTPRLQKMILERRPENFVADDFVFKTPNGKPIDDNNFRNRAWKSILTKLGIDYRKPYNTRHTLISHALDMGMNPVMVAQMTGHDVGTLYDNYAGSVNSRPRLPELHPV from the coding sequence ATATCTTCTAAAAGCTGGCAATGGAACAATGAAAAAAATGTTTGGGAAGAAGTTGCAGGGAAAGTTAAAGTTCCACCGCAACAAAAGCCTAAGCCTTTTACTAGAGAGGAAATTACGATGATCATCACTGCTTTTAGAGGCGATCGCTACTACAAACCCTATGCTGATTATGTAGAATTTTTATTTGGAACAGGTTGTCGTACAGGCGAGGTGATTGGATTACGCTGGAAGCATTTATCTGATGATTGCTCAATAGCATGGATCGGTGAAAGCTTTGTAAGGGGAACTAGGAAAGCCACCAAAACTAACCGAGATCGAGTGATCGCCCTAACGCCAAGGCTTCAAAAAATGATACTAGAACGAAGACCAGAGAATTTTGTGGCTGATGACTTTGTATTTAAAACACCTAATGGAAAGCCGATTGATGATAATAATTTCCGTAACCGTGCATGGAAGAGTATTTTGACTAAATTAGGAATAGACTACCGTAAGCCCTACAATACCCGCCACACACTCATATCCCATGCCCTTGATATGGGAATGAACCCTGTAATGGTGGCGCAAATGACAGGTCATGATGTTGGCACACTTTATGATAATTATGCTGGTAGCGTAAACAGCCGCCCTCGATTACCAGAATTACACCCAGTTTAA
- a CDS encoding IS630 family transposase: MIAWFGINIIGLNGKVRFFCQDETRIGLKTISGRKITARGVKPKGKVQWQFKATYLYRIVEPSTGESFFYEFTHLNSECFQVFLNLVSAYFQGDIIVMQVDQAGAHRAKRLKIPKNIILLFQPAHAPETNPIERVWQHFKLGLRWKLPKDLDQLRALMRERLEVMTQEVIASIVGWDYILEALSVARI, encoded by the coding sequence ATGATTGCTTGGTTCGGCATTAATATAATCGGACTAAATGGCAAAGTGAGATTCTTTTGTCAAGATGAAACACGAATTGGGTTAAAGACAATTAGTGGAAGGAAGATCACAGCAAGAGGAGTCAAACCCAAAGGTAAAGTTCAGTGGCAGTTTAAGGCAACTTACCTCTATCGAATTGTAGAACCATCAACAGGGGAAAGCTTTTTCTATGAATTTACTCACCTTAATAGTGAATGCTTCCAAGTATTTCTGAACTTAGTAAGCGCATATTTTCAAGGTGACATCATCGTTATGCAAGTGGATCAAGCAGGAGCACACAGAGCAAAACGGTTAAAGATTCCTAAAAATATTATTTTGCTATTTCAGCCTGCCCATGCACCTGAGACTAATCCCATTGAAAGAGTGTGGCAGCATTTCAAATTAGGGTTGAGGTGGAAACTGCCAAAAGATCTTGACCAGTTGCGTGCATTAATGCGGGAAAGGTTAGAAGTTATGACTCAGGAGGTAATTGCTTCGATTGTTGGGTGGGATTATATTTTAGAGGCTTTATCTGTAGCTCGTATTTAA
- a CDS encoding DNA-binding transcriptional regulator, producing the protein MVTSHQSAKLIKELRYRLGMTQEQFAVQLGVTVSAVNRWENGKVQPSPLALRAMEYLANKDHAMADA; encoded by the coding sequence ATGGTTACTTCACATCAATCAGCAAAACTTATTAAAGAACTTCGCTATCGCTTGGGAATGACCCAAGAACAGTTTGCAGTGCAATTGGGAGTTACCGTATCCGCAGTGAATCGTTGGGAAAATGGCAAAGTACAACCCTCGCCACTTGCATTACGAGCAATGGAATATCTAGCAAATAAGGATCATGCTATGGCAGATGCTTAG
- a CDS encoding LexA family transcriptional regulator, translating into MKIDAILAPNSSEKAKFRLFSCPISAGIPSSTEDYLDDEFDIDQLINHPNDTYFMRVRGNSMEDVGIDSGDWLSVDCDMEAMNGDVVIASIDNEYTVKRLFHRNGEIILLAENDDYEPLRVQKDSDFKVCGVVTNVIHRLRKF; encoded by the coding sequence ATGAAGATTGACGCAATTTTAGCTCCAAATAGCTCAGAAAAAGCTAAATTCCGCTTATTTAGTTGCCCAATCTCGGCTGGTATTCCTTCTTCCACTGAAGACTATCTTGATGATGAGTTTGATATTGACCAATTGATTAACCATCCTAACGATACCTATTTCATGCGGGTTAGGGGTAATTCAATGGAAGATGTTGGTATAGATTCAGGTGATTGGTTATCTGTGGATTGTGACATGGAAGCCATGAATGGCGATGTGGTTATTGCCTCAATTGATAATGAATACACTGTAAAACGACTATTTCATAGGAACGGCGAAATAATACTACTTGCTGAGAATGATGATTATGAACCTTTGCGTGTGCAAAAAGACTCTGACTTTAAAGTATGTGGCGTAGTTACAAATGTCATTCATCGCCTACGCAAGTTTTAG
- a CDS encoding response regulator transcription factor yields the protein MSTKILLVEDDIKLAQFIEMELSCEGYEVVMAHNGLDGLTQARQFLPDLIILDWMIPGLSGVEICRRLRATGHKMPILIVTARDDIRDRVVGLDAGADDYVIKPFSIEELLARIRSHIRRTKHEEIDVLHFEDLSLNRRTREVMRSGKLIELTVREFDLLQYLLIHPHQVMTRDQILEKVWGYDFNGDSNIIEVFVRTLRQKLEMENSTRLIQTVRGVGYVLRLHK from the coding sequence ATGTCAACCAAAATTCTATTAGTTGAAGATGATATTAAACTAGCTCAATTTATCGAAATGGAGTTAAGTTGTGAAGGATACGAAGTAGTCATGGCACATAACGGTTTAGATGGATTAACTCAAGCTCGTCAGTTTCTGCCAGATTTAATAATTTTAGACTGGATGATACCTGGATTATCTGGAGTAGAGATATGTCGTAGACTAAGAGCAACAGGACATAAAATGCCAATTTTGATTGTGACCGCTAGAGATGATATTAGGGATCGGGTTGTAGGCTTAGACGCTGGTGCGGATGATTATGTGATTAAGCCCTTTAGTATTGAGGAGCTATTAGCAAGAATTCGTTCACACATTCGTCGCACAAAACATGAAGAAATTGATGTCTTGCATTTTGAAGACTTAAGTTTGAATCGGCGTACCCGAGAGGTCATGCGTTCAGGCAAATTAATAGAATTAACCGTAAGAGAATTTGATTTATTGCAATACCTTCTGATCCACCCCCACCAAGTTATGACTCGCGATCAGATTTTGGAAAAGGTATGGGGGTACGACTTTAATGGTGACTCAAATATAATTGAAGTATTTGTGCGGACTCTGAGGCAAAAACTGGAAATGGAGAATTCTACGCGATTAATTCAAACCGTTAGAGGTGTAGGATATGTGCTGCGATTGCATAAATAA
- a CDS encoding 2Fe-2S iron-sulfur cluster-binding protein codes for MLEDIKQISNPFLRAIAAGFFLSSLVTIPLTAILFFVNPKNEDWQKYIVWASLASAGIGAGTGLIVKSELSQPQTKESSEQESVVTKIESEVIVWQDWREFKVNRKVKESDGITSFYLIPNDGESIPNFIPGQFLTIKLDIPDQSKPAIRTYSLSDYSQPPKYYRLSIKREPAPSDMIVPPGIASNFMHDHIQEGSIILAKPPTGKFIIDVNSSNPAILISNGVGITPMISMVKAISLLNPSRHIWFLHGARDGSSHAFREEIGAIAAINPNLHVIYCYSQPKENDLDRYHHKGYVDVALIKEMVAPEIMEKLYGSTQAEYYLCGSPSFMDSLRDGLREWGVPDSKVLFESFTKILPKQEQPLRDMNSGKGKGSDPVEVVFNKSGKTLNWHPDDGSILELAEANDIYPDYSCRAGICGTCMCGIIEGEVIYKEPPTAFIDEGSVLICVSTPKTSRVVLDI; via the coding sequence ATGCTAGAAGATATTAAACAAATTTCTAATCCATTCTTAAGAGCGATCGCTGCTGGATTTTTTTTAAGTTCTTTGGTGACCATTCCCTTAACCGCTATTTTATTTTTTGTAAATCCCAAAAATGAAGATTGGCAAAAATATATCGTCTGGGCTTCCTTGGCTAGTGCTGGAATTGGAGCAGGAACAGGGCTTATAGTTAAAAGTGAATTGTCACAACCTCAAACAAAGGAATCATCAGAACAGGAATCTGTAGTAACAAAGATTGAATCTGAAGTCATTGTATGGCAAGATTGGCGAGAATTTAAGGTTAATCGTAAAGTCAAAGAAAGTGATGGCATTACATCTTTTTATCTCATTCCCAATGATGGTGAAAGTATTCCCAATTTTATTCCTGGGCAGTTCTTAACAATTAAGCTCGATATTCCTGATCAATCCAAACCCGCAATTCGCACCTATTCTTTATCTGATTATTCACAACCTCCTAAGTATTATCGACTATCAATTAAGCGAGAGCCTGCTCCTTCGGATATGATTGTTCCACCCGGGATAGCTTCTAATTTCATGCATGATCACATCCAAGAAGGTTCTATTATTTTGGCAAAACCGCCTACGGGTAAATTCATAATTGATGTTAATAGTTCTAATCCCGCTATTTTAATTAGTAATGGAGTCGGGATTACGCCCATGATTAGCATGGTAAAGGCAATAAGTTTACTAAACCCGAGCCGACATATTTGGTTCTTACATGGAGCTAGAGATGGAAGTTCACATGCTTTTCGTGAAGAAATTGGGGCGATCGCTGCCATTAATCCCAATCTGCATGTTATTTACTGCTATAGTCAACCTAAGGAAAATGATCTGGATCGATATCACCATAAGGGATATGTTGACGTGGCTTTGATTAAAGAGATGGTGGCTCCAGAAATAATGGAGAAATTATATGGTTCCACCCAAGCAGAATATTATTTGTGTGGTTCCCCGTCGTTTATGGATTCTCTCAGAGATGGATTAAGAGAATGGGGGGTACCAGATAGTAAGGTTTTATTTGAGTCTTTCACTAAGATTTTACCGAAACAAGAACAACCATTGCGAGACATGAATAGTGGTAAGGGAAAAGGGAGTGATCCTGTGGAGGTTGTATTTAATAAATCAGGTAAAACTCTTAATTGGCATCCAGATGATGGTTCGATTTTAGAGTTGGCTGAGGCAAATGATATATATCCTGATTATAGTTGCCGTGCGGGAATTTGTGGTACCTGTATGTGCGGAATTATTGAAGGAGAGGTGATTTACAAGGAACCTCCTACCGCTTTTATTGATGAGGGTTCGGTTCTGATTTGCGTTTCTACACCTAAAACTTCAAGGGTGGTTTTAGATATTTAA
- a CDS encoding helix-turn-helix domain-containing protein, whose amino-acid sequence MKQALYKLEISESEEELKHMLRVQKTASDKERIQMLYLLKTKQASTIQTASTILGRHRVTLQDWLGNYRKGGIVGLNLEQGENRVFHNGRRKH is encoded by the coding sequence ATGAAACAGGCTCTATACAAATTAGAGATCAGCGAAAGTGAAGAAGAGCTAAAACATATGCTGAGAGTGCAAAAGACCGCATCAGATAAAGAAAGAATTCAGATGCTGTATCTGTTAAAAACAAAACAAGCAAGCACAATCCAGACAGCATCGACAATACTGGGACGGCATCGAGTTACATTGCAAGATTGGTTAGGGAATTATCGCAAAGGGGGAATAGTAGGACTAAACCTAGAACAGGGCGAAAACAGAGTATTCCACAATGGGCGCAGAAAGCATTGA
- a CDS encoding transposase, with the protein MLNPYSSSLTDKEWEIIEPLLPKKKQTRPPTWTKRQILDGILYQLKNGCNWRDMPRDLPPFSTVYRYYKEWKDTGTFTAIMEALHSTAREQSKKIKMDNFNHH; encoded by the coding sequence ATGCTAAATCCATACTCAAGTAGCCTAACAGATAAAGAATGGGAAATTATAGAACCATTGCTCCCAAAGAAAAAGCAAACTAGACCGCCAACATGGACAAAAAGACAAATTTTAGACGGCATACTCTACCAACTCAAAAACGGTTGTAATTGGCGAGATATGCCCCGAGACTTACCACCATTCTCTACAGTGTATCGATACTACAAGGAGTGGAAAGATACAGGTACATTTACTGCGATTATGGAAGCTTTGCATTCAACAGCCCGTGAACAGTCAAAAAAAATCAAAATGGACAACTTTAATCATCATTGA
- a CDS encoding winged helix-turn-helix domain-containing protein, translated as MIKKLEEAEGFESYGQICQWLENQLGIKSNYKTVHHLVRYRLKARPKVTRPVSAGKSEEQVEAYKKTLPVL; from the coding sequence TTGATAAAAAAGCTGGAAGAAGCAGAAGGCTTTGAAAGTTATGGGCAGATCTGCCAATGGTTAGAGAACCAATTAGGAATCAAATCAAACTATAAAACTGTGCATCATCTAGTCCGATATCGGCTGAAAGCCAGACCGAAAGTGACACGTCCAGTCAGTGCAGGAAAGTCAGAAGAGCAAGTAGAAGCATATAAAAAAACCTTGCCAGTATTATAA
- a CDS encoding DUF2188 domain-containing protein translates to MERNHIHVIPQGDKWALKEENNLEPISLHGSQDEAIAAGKPIAQLHKTELVIHRPNEQIREA, encoded by the coding sequence ATGGAAAGGAATCATATCCACGTTATCCCACAGGGTGATAAGTGGGCATTGAAAGAAGAGAATAATTTAGAGCCGATTAGTTTGCATGGTTCTCAAGATGAAGCGATCGCAGCAGGAAAACCTATTGCTCAATTACACAAGACAGAATTGGTAATTCATCGCCCTAATGAACAAATTCGTGAGGCTTAG
- a CDS encoding type II toxin-antitoxin system RelE/ParE family toxin: protein MEPQPRDIEIYQDQNGELPFENWLNQLRDARARLKIKARLARVALGNIGDCKFIDEGVFELRIDYGAGYRIYFGQIGTKVILLLCGGDKSSQDRDIKTAKAYWRDYAKRKSTDK from the coding sequence ATGGAGCCACAGCCCAGAGATATAGAAATATACCAAGATCAAAATGGTGAATTACCCTTTGAGAATTGGCTCAATCAGCTTCGAGATGCAAGAGCGAGACTAAAAATCAAAGCTCGTTTAGCAAGAGTTGCCCTAGGAAATATAGGAGACTGTAAATTTATTGACGAAGGAGTATTTGAACTAAGAATTGACTATGGTGCTGGCTACCGCATCTATTTCGGGCAAATAGGAACAAAGGTTATACTGTTATTGTGTGGTGGAGATAAGAGTTCTCAAGATCGGGATATCAAGACGGCAAAGGCTTACTGGAGAGACTATGCAAAGCGTAAAAGTACAGACAAGTAA
- a CDS encoding cupin domain-containing protein — MTTTRIFKSSDYFQPTDDEPIRSVVTESKDATVVAWFIKPNQEISPHIHPYGQDTWTILSGTGKYYLDQTGTTKIIEVGDVIVAPIASVHGVFNHGKYPLVFILVVSPTDAGYEKVFLNGNDG; from the coding sequence ATGACTACAACTAGGATATTTAAGAGTTCTGATTATTTTCAACCCACAGATGACGAACCCATTCGTTCAGTGGTTACAGAATCCAAAGATGCAACAGTTGTAGCGTGGTTTATTAAACCTAATCAGGAAATTTCGCCGCACATTCATCCCTATGGACAGGATACATGGACAATTTTAAGTGGTACAGGTAAATATTATTTAGATCAAACTGGTACCACCAAAATAATTGAGGTAGGGGATGTGATAGTGGCTCCCATAGCCTCTGTGCATGGAGTATTTAATCATGGGAAATATCCATTAGTTTTTATTTTAGTTGTTTCTCCTACCGATGCAGGTTATGAAAAGGTCTTTTTGAATGGGAATGATGGTTAA